Below is a window of Dehalococcoidia bacterium DNA.
GTACCGGCACCGTGATGGAGACTCCAGGGACACTGTGCGTGGCTGGCGTGAGGTCTATCCCCGCGCGGCGATCGTCGAGATCTCGTTCTACTCGGGTGGCACGTCCGGCGGCGAGGCAGACGTTGTCATCGAGGTGCCCCTTACTCTCGACACGCTGATGCGAGCCATTGAATCGGCGAGCTCGGGCCACGCCGTCTCCTCTTGACGGCAGGCAGTCCCGCGGCGGCTGCGACACGTCTGCCCTGGCGCTGAGACAGTCGGGCGCCTGCGGAGGCGCCTAGCCGAGGCGAGTGCCTCCGACAGTGATGCCGGACACGAGTACCGTCGGTATACCGACACCGACGGGGACGGACTGACCGTCCTTGCCGCAGGTCCAGCGGCCATCACTCAGGGCAAAGTCGTTGCCGACGGCCGCGACCTTCGTGAGCACGTCCGGGCCGTTGCCGATGAGGTTCACGTTGCGGATAGGCGCCGTTATGCGACCGTCCTCGATCATGTAGCCCTCGGTGACGCTGAAGACGAAGTCGCCGTTGCTGATGTTTACCTGCCCGCCTGAGAAGGCCACGCAGTAGACTCCCTTGCGCACCGAGCGGACGATGTCCTCCGGAGTAGACTCGCCGGCGAGCATGTAAGTGTTAGTCATGCGCGGCATGGGGTAGTGCTTGAAGGACTGCCTCCGGCCGTTCCCCGATGGCCTGGTGCCCATCGCGCGGGCGCTGATCCGGTCCTGGAGGTAGGCCTGCAGGACGCCGTTCTCGATGAGCACGTTGTAGCCGGGGGGATTGCCCTCGTCGTCGACGTTGATCGAGCCGCGGCTGTCGCTGATCGTCCCGTCGTCGACGATCGTGCATAGCGGCGACGCCACCAGTTCTCCGATCCTGTCGGAGTAGTTACTGGTCTTCTTGCGATTGAAGTCCGCCTCCAGGCCATGGCCGATGGCCTCGTGGAGCAGGATGCCTGAGTCGCCAGCGGCGAGGACGACGGGGAAAGTGCCAGCCGGCGCTTCGATGGCGGACTGCAACAGCACCGCCTGCCGGGCAGCCTCCCGCGCCAGGTCCTCCGGAGAATGCTGGTCGAAATAGGCCATGCCCATGCGCCCGCCGCCGCCCCAGCGCGCGGTCTGGCGCTGGCCATCGCGCTCGGAGAGGCAGCTGACGTTGAAGCGGACGAGCGGCTGGATGTCGCCGGCCATGCGGCCATCGCTCGTGTAGATGGCGATTGTCTTCAATTCGTCGACGATCGCCATGTCGACGCGCGCGATCGAGCGGTCGAAGGCGCGCGCGGCCTCGTCCGCCCTGCGCAGCAGCGCGACCTTGTCGGCGGGCGCGACATCGATGGTGCTGCCGGAGGGCGAGTAGTGGCTGGCCGTCTCGTAATGCACGACGTCGACCGGTTTCACTCGGTCGCCGCGGGAGGCGATCTTCGCCGCCGTCTCAGCGGCGCGCAGCATCGCAGCGCGGCTCAAGTCCTCCGTGTAGGCATATCCGACGGACTCGCCAAGGAGGACGCGGACGCCGAGGCCCTGGCTGATGCTGCGGTTCGCGCTCTTCACCGCCTGCTGCTCGAACTGGATGTTGCCGGCGTCCTTGTGCTCGAAGTAGAGCTCGGCGTATTCACCGCCGCGAGATAGCGCCGCGTCCAGAAGCGACAGCGCCACGGCCTCATCGATGCCGTAGCGCTCGCGCATGAAGGCCACACCGCCGCGTTCCTGAGCCATGCCGGCCCCTCCCGTCTCTATTGCGCTGATCATAGCGGAGCGGGCAACACAGGAGCCGGTGCGCATGCGGCAGGGTCGTCAGGCAAGGTCCAAGCCAGCACTTCGTCCCGGGTGGCCTGTACTCTGTGCGCCGCAATGGCTAGCGTGAGTACATGCTGGAAACGATCGCCACCTCCGGCGCTCCGGGGTCCTGGACGGAGATCACGGCAGTGGTCCTGCCGGAGGGCCTCGAGCCGCTGTCTGACCTGCTCGCCGCCTTCACCGGCGGGGGAGTGGCGGTCGAGCCGCCCGTACAGGCGCTGGGACCGGACGAGGGCTATACGCTCGACCCATCGGCGCCCTCCGTCCTGCGCGCCTACGCCTACGGGCCAGTCTCGCCCGCGCGACGCGCTCTCCTGCGCCGGCGGATCGCCGGCAGCGGGCTGAGACGCTGGCTTTCGCGCCCCCTGCGCTATCGGACGCTGAGCGAGCAGGACTGGGCCGAGGCCTGGAAAGCGCACTACGAGGTCGAGCACGTTGGGCGCATCGTCGTCCGTCCGGCCTGGATCGACTACGAGGCAGCACCGGGCGAGGTTGTACTCAGCCTCGACCCCGGGATGGCCTTTGGCACCGGCCAGCACCCGACAACTCGCATGTGCCTGCTGGCGATGCAGGAACTCCTGCCGCCGGAGGCCGACGTCCTCGACCTCGGCACGGGCTCCGGCATCCTTGCCATCGCCACCGTCGCCCTGGGCGCGAGGGTTTGTATCGCGGCCGACATCGAGGAGCAGGCCGTGGCGGCCGCGCGCGCCAACGCCGCGCTCAACCAGGTCGAGGACAGGGTGCGCGTGGTCCACGGGTCGCTGGAAGACCTGCCTCCGGGCGAGTTCGACTTCGTGTGCGCCAACATCAACGCCGGCACGATAGTGCGCCTGGCGCCGCGGCTCAGGGAAAAGATGCGGCCCGGGGCGGTCTTGCTCGCCAGCGGCGTGATCGCCGAACGAGAGTCCGAGGTCCGGTCCGCGCTCGAGGCCGCCGGCTTCGAAATCAGGCAGGTGCTGTCCGACGGCGACTGGCGCACCTTCGTGGCGGTCGCGCCCGCGCAGCCCTGACCGCCCCGAAGCCGGCTGACGGTCCGGCCCTGCAGCTGAAGCGGCCGACCCGCTACGGCGTTGCGGCGCCGCGGCAGCGAAGACGACGCGCGCCACTCCGCAACTGGGTTCGGACGCGATGCCTTAGAGCCCGTACTCGCGGCCGTCGAGCCAGAGCTGGCCGTCGACCTCGACGCCGCGGACCACCACCTCCCAGTGCAGGTGGGGGCCGGTCACCAGGCCCGTCGCGCCCAGGGCGCCGACCTGCTGCCCGCGCGTCACCGCCTGCCCGTCCCCGACATCGATGCGGGAGAGGTGATGGTAAGCGCTGAAGACGCCGGCGCCGTGGTCGATGATCACCGAATTGCCGCGCACCCGCAGCTCGCCGGTAAAGGCGACCCGGCCGGCGGCGCTGGCGACCACGGGCGTCCC
It encodes the following:
- the prmA gene encoding 50S ribosomal protein L11 methyltransferase, which translates into the protein MLETIATSGAPGSWTEITAVVLPEGLEPLSDLLAAFTGGGVAVEPPVQALGPDEGYTLDPSAPSVLRAYAYGPVSPARRALLRRRIAGSGLRRWLSRPLRYRTLSEQDWAEAWKAHYEVEHVGRIVVRPAWIDYEAAPGEVVLSLDPGMAFGTGQHPTTRMCLLAMQELLPPEADVLDLGTGSGILAIATVALGARVCIAADIEEQAVAAARANAALNQVEDRVRVVHGSLEDLPPGEFDFVCANINAGTIVRLAPRLREKMRPGAVLLASGVIAERESEVRSALEAAGFEIRQVLSDGDWRTFVAVAPAQP
- a CDS encoding metallopeptidase TldD-related protein; this translates as MAQERGGVAFMRERYGIDEAVALSLLDAALSRGGEYAELYFEHKDAGNIQFEQQAVKSANRSISQGLGVRVLLGESVGYAYTEDLSRAAMLRAAETAAKIASRGDRVKPVDVVHYETASHYSPSGSTIDVAPADKVALLRRADEAARAFDRSIARVDMAIVDELKTIAIYTSDGRMAGDIQPLVRFNVSCLSERDGQRQTARWGGGGRMGMAYFDQHSPEDLAREAARQAVLLQSAIEAPAGTFPVVLAAGDSGILLHEAIGHGLEADFNRKKTSNYSDRIGELVASPLCTIVDDGTISDSRGSINVDDEGNPPGYNVLIENGVLQAYLQDRISARAMGTRPSGNGRRQSFKHYPMPRMTNTYMLAGESTPEDIVRSVRKGVYCVAFSGGQVNISNGDFVFSVTEGYMIEDGRITAPIRNVNLIGNGPDVLTKVAAVGNDFALSDGRWTCGKDGQSVPVGVGIPTVLVSGITVGGTRLG